The following proteins are encoded in a genomic region of Roseinatronobacter sp. S2:
- a CDS encoding arsenate reductase family protein: protein MMIYGLNTCAICQKARKALAAQGNDVSFRDIRADPLTEAELTELIAEFGDRLVDRTSNDYRGLNTWLKNSEAEAQIAAQPKVMARPVIRDGDVFYLGWDDAVQDALGLS from the coding sequence ATGATGATTTACGGGTTGAACACTTGCGCAATCTGTCAAAAGGCCCGCAAGGCGCTGGCGGCGCAGGGCAATGATGTCAGTTTCCGTGATATTCGGGCTGATCCCCTGACCGAGGCTGAGCTGACTGAGTTGATTGCAGAATTCGGGGACCGGTTGGTTGACCGGACATCGAATGATTACCGTGGGCTGAATACATGGCTGAAAAATTCAGAGGCAGAGGCACAGATCGCGGCCCAACCCAAGGTGATGGCGCGTCCGGTAATCCGTGACGGGGATGTGTTCTATCTTGGTTGGGATGACGCCGTGCAGGACGCCTTGGGCCTAAGCTGA